A stretch of DNA from Blastopirellula marina:
CTCGCGCGACTAAGCTTAATCCTTTCTGGGGTAATCGGAGCCGCAATCACGCTTCCTGGCGTTGGTTTTGTTCTAGCCCCCGTTTTCTCGCGCGAGCCACGTGTTTGGCATCGGCTGGGTAAGGTCGACTCTTTCGAGGTAGGAAAGACGGTTAGTGTCGAGTTCCAGAATGCCTCGGTCCGCAAATGGGCTGGAGTAACAGCCCTGACTGGTGCTTGGTTACGCCGAGTCTCTGACGAAGAATTTATTGCTTTCTCTATTAATTGTCGTCACCTGGGATGCCCAGTGAATTGGATCGAGGATGCATCACTGTTCATGTGTCCTTGCCACGGTGGTGTCTACTATTCCGACGGCGAAGTTGCCGCTGGACCACCACCGGAACCGCTTGCTCGTTACGAAGTACGTGTCCGCAAGGGCTACGTCGAGATCGAGACTTCGCCCGTACCTTTGACCACCAACGATCAGGTTTAATGATGATCGCCGAGATCTGGAAATGGATCGACGATCGGAGCGGATTCTCCGACGTGGTCAAACCGATGCTGGAACATATCGTCCCAAGCGACGCTCGCTGGTGGTATGTCTTCGGCAGCGCAACGCTTTGTGCGTTTATTGTTCAGGTACTAAGCGGCATCGCGTTGGCGATGG
This window harbors:
- a CDS encoding ubiquinol-cytochrome c reductase iron-sulfur subunit; this encodes MSESVDSSETSAEDNRRGFLARLSLILSGVIGAAITLPGVGFVLAPVFSREPRVWHRLGKVDSFEVGKTVSVEFQNASVRKWAGVTALTGAWLRRVSDEEFIAFSINCRHLGCPVNWIEDASLFMCPCHGGVYYSDGEVAAGPPPEPLARYEVRVRKGYVEIETSPVPLTTNDQV